A part of Micromonospora chersina genomic DNA contains:
- a CDS encoding ABC transporter substrate-binding protein, translated as MRSPHRHLTRRGLLTGTLGSAALLATAGTLAGCGTKGAQQTEAGCKSEDLSATEKKLAFSNWPQYMDADEKDESKRPTLDEFIKKSGIQVTYTEDVNDNNEFFGKVQNQLAGCQTTGRDIMVLTDWMAARMIRLGWIQKLDKAKLPNVEANLLPSLRNRSFDSDNQLAIPWQSGLAGLAYNAKVAKEIRTVDELLTRPDLKGKVTALSEMRDTMGLLLQSNGHDPANFTTAQFDDALNKLKKAVDSKQIRKFTGNDYAPDLAKGDIAACIGWSGDVIQLGFEDEKIKFVVPDSGVMLWSDNMLVPNKATHKANAEELINYYYDPAVAAKLAAYVNYICPVKGAQAEMEKIDPELAANPLIFPDEAMLSKSKVFMALDEKREKEYEAKFQQVIGA; from the coding sequence ATGCGTAGTCCCCACCGGCACCTCACGCGGCGTGGTCTGCTCACCGGGACCCTCGGCTCGGCCGCCCTGCTCGCCACGGCGGGCACGCTGGCCGGCTGCGGCACCAAGGGTGCACAGCAGACCGAGGCCGGTTGCAAGAGCGAGGATCTCTCCGCCACGGAGAAGAAACTGGCCTTCTCGAACTGGCCGCAGTACATGGACGCGGACGAGAAGGACGAGTCCAAGCGCCCCACGCTGGACGAGTTCATCAAGAAGTCCGGCATCCAGGTGACCTACACCGAGGACGTCAACGACAACAACGAGTTCTTCGGCAAGGTGCAGAACCAGCTCGCCGGCTGTCAGACCACCGGGCGGGACATCATGGTCCTCACCGACTGGATGGCGGCCCGGATGATCCGGCTCGGCTGGATCCAGAAGCTGGACAAGGCCAAGCTGCCCAACGTCGAGGCCAACCTGCTGCCCTCACTGCGCAACCGCTCCTTCGACAGCGACAACCAGCTCGCCATCCCGTGGCAGTCCGGCCTGGCCGGGCTCGCGTACAACGCCAAGGTGGCCAAGGAGATCCGCACCGTCGACGAGCTGCTCACCCGCCCCGACCTCAAGGGCAAGGTGACCGCGCTGTCGGAGATGCGGGACACCATGGGCCTGCTGCTCCAGTCCAACGGGCACGACCCGGCGAACTTCACCACGGCGCAGTTCGACGACGCGCTGAACAAGCTGAAGAAGGCCGTGGACTCCAAGCAGATCCGGAAGTTCACCGGCAACGACTACGCCCCCGACCTGGCCAAGGGCGACATCGCCGCCTGCATCGGCTGGTCCGGCGACGTGATCCAGCTCGGCTTCGAGGACGAGAAGATCAAGTTCGTGGTGCCCGATTCCGGCGTGATGCTGTGGTCGGACAACATGCTCGTGCCGAACAAGGCCACCCACAAGGCCAACGCCGAAGAGCTGATCAACTACTACTACGACCCGGCGGTCGCCGCGAAGCTCGCCGCGTACGTCAACTACATCTGCCCGGTCAAGGGCGCACAGGCCGAGATGGAGAAGATCGACCCGGAACTGGCCGCCAACCCGCTCATCTTCCCCGACGAGGCGATGCTGTCGAAGTCCAAGGTCTTCATGGCCCTGGACGAGAAGCGGGAGAAGGAGTACGAGGCCAAGTTCCAGCAGGTCATCGGGGCGTGA
- a CDS encoding DUF4331 domain-containing protein, with translation MSSHREAPEIAKDPVADSSDLYAFVTPSQPDTVTLIANYVPVQLPSGGPNFFEFGDDVRYEIHVDNDGDGYPDVTYRFEFTTEITNPNSFLYNTGPIESLESRNWNRRQFYRLTRIADGREHVLAHQLPCPPCNVGPLSTPKYADLVRQATFKLSTGEKVFAGQRADGFFVDLGAVFDLGTLRPFQQLHVAGKKLFKTEGEPVNALDRLNVHSIAVQIPLAKVRRKASRYGQADRASTIGVWTTASRQQVRVLGDRVAADTAAGPFTQVSRLGNPLFNEVVVPMSRKDLWNTLPPAEDKRFAPFVEHPELAALLPALYPGVFPNLDALNKSKKPRADLVAILLTGVPAGLIDGFANTTGDVQADMLRLNTAIRPSRKPDRFGVLGGDLAGFPNGRRVGDDVVSIALRAIAGLTVPLVDKTFKPDAAAAAVTPGLSAADVTAPFLGDFPFLGTPYDGFNNPPAAKS, from the coding sequence ATGTCCTCTCACCGCGAGGCCCCGGAGATAGCCAAGGATCCGGTCGCCGACAGCTCCGACCTGTACGCGTTCGTCACCCCGAGCCAGCCCGACACGGTCACGTTGATCGCCAACTACGTGCCGGTGCAGCTTCCCTCCGGCGGCCCCAACTTCTTCGAGTTCGGCGACGACGTCCGGTACGAGATTCACGTCGACAACGACGGCGACGGTTATCCCGATGTCACCTATCGTTTCGAATTCACCACCGAGATCACGAATCCGAACAGCTTTCTTTACAACACGGGACCGATCGAGTCGCTGGAGAGCAGGAACTGGAACCGGCGGCAGTTCTACCGGCTGACCCGGATCGCCGACGGCCGTGAGCACGTCCTGGCGCACCAGCTGCCCTGCCCGCCGTGCAACGTCGGGCCGCTGTCCACCCCGAAGTACGCCGATCTGGTGCGGCAGGCGACGTTCAAGCTGTCGACCGGGGAGAAGGTGTTCGCCGGCCAGCGCGCCGACGGGTTCTTCGTCGACCTGGGCGCCGTCTTCGACCTCGGTACGCTGCGCCCCTTCCAGCAGTTGCACGTGGCCGGCAAGAAGCTGTTCAAGACCGAGGGTGAACCGGTCAACGCGCTGGACCGCCTGAACGTGCACAGCATCGCCGTGCAGATCCCGCTCGCCAAGGTGCGGCGCAAGGCCAGCCGGTACGGCCAGGCCGACCGCGCCTCGACCATCGGCGTCTGGACGACGGCCTCCCGGCAGCAGGTCCGGGTGCTGGGCGACCGGGTGGCCGCGGACACCGCCGCCGGCCCCTTCACCCAGGTCTCCCGGTTGGGCAACCCGCTGTTCAACGAGGTCGTCGTGCCGATGTCCAGAAAGGACCTGTGGAACACCCTGCCGCCGGCCGAGGACAAGCGCTTCGCCCCGTTCGTCGAGCACCCCGAGCTGGCCGCGCTGCTGCCCGCGCTCTACCCGGGCGTGTTCCCCAACCTGGACGCGCTGAACAAGTCGAAGAAGCCGCGGGCGGACCTCGTGGCGATCCTGCTCACCGGCGTACCGGCCGGGCTGATCGACGGCTTCGCCAACACCACCGGCGACGTGCAGGCCGACATGCTGCGGCTGAACACGGCCATCCGGCCCAGCCGCAAGCCGGACCGGTTCGGGGTGCTCGGCGGCGACCTGGCGGGCTTCCCGAACGGCCGGCGGGTCGGCGACGACGTGGTGAGCATCGCCCTGCGGGCCATCGCCGGGTTGACCGTGCCGCTGGTGGACAAGACGTTCAAGCCCGACGCCGCGGCGGCCGCGGTCACTCCGGGACTGAGCGCCGCCGACGTGACGGCGCCCTTCCTCGGTGACTTCCCGTTCCTCGGCACGCCGTACGACGGGTTCAACAACCCGCCGGCGGCGAAGTCCTGA
- a CDS encoding phospholipase, translated as MHHQHTLGPSESGSVVLDLGGDSGALIIHTGRDLHGREIEISRADREGPRTHSAVRERHVRDGVVHSAVYPDLAAGLYTVWWDERTPAGAISVTGGSIAEFVWPASSPTGAD; from the coding sequence ATGCACCACCAGCACACCCTCGGCCCGTCGGAGAGCGGCAGCGTCGTGCTCGACCTGGGTGGCGACTCCGGCGCGCTGATCATCCACACCGGACGCGACCTGCACGGCCGGGAGATCGAGATCAGCCGCGCCGACCGGGAGGGCCCCCGCACCCACTCCGCCGTACGCGAGCGGCACGTCCGCGACGGGGTCGTCCACAGCGCCGTCTACCCGGATCTGGCGGCCGGCCTCTATACCGTCTGGTGGGATGAGCGCACCCCCGCCGGAGCGATTTCCGTCACCGGCGGGTCGATCGCCGAATTCGTCTGGCCGGCCAGCTCACCGACGGGAGCTGACTGA
- a CDS encoding WhiB family transcriptional regulator, translating into MDGQLEVADLLGNAPEWQERALCSQTDPEAFFPEKGGSTREAKRICSRCEVKTECLEYALGHDERFGIWGGLSERERRKLKRRVAA; encoded by the coding sequence ATGGACGGCCAGCTCGAGGTGGCCGACCTGCTCGGAAACGCGCCGGAGTGGCAGGAGCGGGCGCTGTGCTCGCAGACCGACCCGGAGGCGTTCTTTCCCGAGAAGGGCGGCTCGACCCGCGAGGCGAAGCGCATCTGCTCGCGGTGTGAAGTGAAGACGGAGTGTCTCGAATACGCGCTCGGCCACGACGAGCGGTTCGGGATCTGGGGTGGGCTCTCCGAGCGGGAGCGGCGCAAGCTCAAGCGGCGGGTCGCCGCCTGA
- a CDS encoding pyridoxamine 5'-phosphate oxidase family protein — MGAPLTGDPSSAGAGDRDGGSRPRAVGGTDRTRVRRLPDLAVDDRATLHAVLDAGRVAHLAIADGDQPYALPVAYARDGERVLVHGSTGSRLFRHLAAGAPACLTVTLLDGLVLARSAFESSMNYRCAMVLGTLTALTGEAKLAALHRLSEHLLPGRWAEIRPPSAKELAATLVLALPLDECSVKVSAGPPDDPDDDLDRQVWAGVVPVVEAYGIPQPDPRLRHDLPPPEW; from the coding sequence ATGGGCGCGCCTCTGACCGGCGACCCGTCGTCGGCCGGGGCCGGGGACCGCGACGGCGGTTCCCGGCCCCGCGCCGTCGGGGGCACCGACCGGACCCGCGTACGGCGGCTGCCCGACCTGGCCGTCGACGACCGGGCGACGCTGCACGCCGTACTCGACGCCGGCCGCGTCGCCCACCTGGCCATCGCCGACGGCGACCAGCCGTACGCGCTGCCGGTGGCGTACGCCCGGGACGGGGAGCGGGTGCTCGTGCACGGCTCCACCGGCAGCCGGCTGTTCCGGCACCTCGCCGCCGGCGCGCCCGCCTGCCTCACCGTCACCCTGCTCGACGGCCTGGTGCTGGCCCGCAGCGCCTTCGAGTCCTCGATGAACTACCGCTGCGCCATGGTGCTCGGCACGCTCACCGCGCTCACCGGCGAGGCGAAGCTGGCCGCGCTGCACCGCCTCTCCGAGCACCTGCTCCCCGGCCGCTGGGCGGAGATCCGGCCACCCTCGGCGAAGGAACTGGCCGCCACGCTGGTGCTCGCCCTGCCGCTGGACGAGTGCTCGGTGAAGGTCAGCGCCGGCCCGCCCGACGACCCCGACGACGACCTCGACCGCCAGGTCTGGGCCGGGGTGGTGCCTGTCGTCGAGGCGTACGGCATCCCGCAGCCCGACCCGCGGCTGCGCCACGACCTGCCCCCACCGGAGTGGTGA
- a CDS encoding metallopeptidase family protein: MTSPEHRRPGSGRRTHRDRHGRGLRGRLVPATVPLARTKAEVFDDLVLDTVETLERRFAKELAGVEFAVEDVPPDLNVYDSDVLEDGEVPLARLLPGRPGRQEVPPRIVLYRRPLEFRAMDREDLADLVHDVIIEQVANLLGVDPDELA; the protein is encoded by the coding sequence ATGACGAGCCCGGAACACCGCCGCCCCGGCTCCGGCCGGCGCACCCACCGTGACCGCCACGGGCGGGGGCTGCGGGGGCGGCTGGTGCCGGCCACCGTGCCGCTGGCCCGGACCAAGGCCGAGGTCTTCGACGACCTGGTGCTGGACACGGTGGAGACGCTCGAACGCCGCTTCGCGAAGGAGCTGGCCGGGGTCGAGTTCGCCGTCGAGGACGTCCCGCCGGACCTGAACGTCTACGACTCGGACGTGCTGGAGGACGGCGAGGTCCCGCTCGCCCGGCTGCTGCCGGGCCGCCCGGGCCGGCAGGAGGTGCCGCCCCGGATCGTGCTCTACCGGCGGCCGCTGGAGTTCCGGGCCATGGACCGGGAGGACCTCGCGGACCTCGTGCACGACGTGATCATCGAGCAGGTGGCGAACCTGCTCGGGGTCGACCCCGACGAACTGGCCTGA
- a CDS encoding DUF3499 domain-containing protein — MRSPRRCSRNGCPRQAVATLTYVYNESTAVVGPLAAFAEPHTYDLCEPHARNLTAPRGWDVVRHEGEFEPPPPTTDDLVALAEAVREAARPAPPRPPSDDDHHQTPQPHQQGRRGHLRVIPPNH; from the coding sequence GTGAGGTCACCACGGCGCTGCTCCCGTAACGGCTGCCCCCGGCAAGCGGTCGCCACATTGACCTATGTCTACAACGAGTCGACGGCCGTGGTGGGGCCGCTGGCCGCGTTCGCCGAGCCGCACACGTACGACCTGTGCGAGCCGCACGCCCGCAACCTCACCGCCCCGCGCGGCTGGGACGTGGTGCGCCACGAGGGCGAGTTCGAGCCCCCGCCCCCGACGACGGACGACCTGGTGGCCCTTGCCGAGGCGGTCCGCGAGGCCGCCCGCCCCGCACCCCCGCGCCCCCCGTCGGACGACGACCACCACCAGACCCCCCAGCCCCACCAGCAGGGCCGCCGAGGTCACCTCCGCGTCATCCCCCCGAACCACTAG
- a CDS encoding ABC transporter ATP-binding protein, with the protein MGHETPAGDLRLANLTKRFGVFTAVDDLSLTIPQGSFFALLGASGCGKTTTLRMIAGLEEPTSGQVLLGDRDIAGLRPYKRPVNTVFQSYALFPHLDIHENVAFGLRRRGIRKVTDQVERMLSLVQLEGYGRRKPAQLSGGQQQRVALARALINHPQVLLLDEPLGALDLKLRRQMQIELKRIQTEVGITFVHVTHDQEEAMTMADTVAVMNAGRIEQLGAPADLYEYPATAFVANFLGQSNLLAGEAAGRSGHDVLVTAHGARFSVPAGRARADYGPVFLGVRPEKLHLVGGPDQVPAGHQHLGGVVSDASYVGVSTQYLVRTAWGSELSVFAANSGVGGRLPVGAPVTAHWDPRHAFLLPRAAGEDDQTSPLLDEPPVGALS; encoded by the coding sequence ATGGGACACGAGACACCGGCCGGCGATCTGCGCCTGGCCAACCTGACCAAGCGGTTCGGCGTCTTCACCGCGGTGGACGACCTCAGCCTCACCATCCCACAGGGCTCGTTCTTCGCCCTGCTCGGGGCGTCCGGCTGCGGCAAGACCACCACCCTGCGGATGATCGCCGGGCTGGAGGAACCGACCAGCGGGCAGGTGCTGCTCGGCGACCGTGACATCGCCGGGCTGCGGCCGTACAAGCGGCCGGTGAACACCGTGTTCCAGAGTTACGCGCTCTTCCCGCACCTCGACATCCACGAGAACGTGGCCTTCGGGCTGCGCCGGCGGGGCATCCGCAAGGTGACCGACCAGGTCGAGCGGATGCTCTCGCTGGTGCAGCTCGAAGGGTACGGCCGGCGCAAGCCGGCCCAGCTCTCCGGCGGCCAGCAGCAGCGCGTGGCGCTGGCCCGGGCGCTCATCAACCACCCGCAGGTGCTGCTGCTGGACGAGCCGCTCGGCGCGCTCGACCTCAAGCTGCGCCGGCAGATGCAGATCGAGCTGAAGCGGATCCAGACCGAGGTCGGCATCACCTTCGTGCACGTCACCCACGACCAGGAGGAGGCCATGACCATGGCCGACACGGTCGCGGTGATGAACGCCGGCCGGATCGAGCAGCTCGGCGCCCCCGCCGACCTCTACGAGTACCCGGCCACCGCGTTCGTGGCGAACTTCCTCGGCCAGTCCAACCTGCTGGCCGGCGAGGCCGCCGGCCGCAGCGGCCACGACGTGCTGGTCACGGCGCACGGCGCGCGCTTCTCGGTGCCCGCCGGCCGGGCCCGGGCCGATTACGGGCCGGTCTTCCTCGGGGTACGTCCCGAGAAGCTGCACCTGGTCGGCGGCCCCGATCAGGTGCCCGCCGGCCACCAGCACCTCGGCGGCGTGGTCAGCGACGCCTCGTACGTCGGGGTGAGCACGCAGTACCTGGTGCGCACGGCGTGGGGCAGCGAGCTGTCCGTGTTCGCGGCGAACAGCGGGGTCGGCGGGCGGCTGCCGGTCGGCGCCCCGGTGACCGCGCACTGGGATCCACGGCACGCCTTCCTGCTGCCCCGGGCGGCCGGTGAGGACGACCAGACCAGCCCGCTGCTCGACGAGCCGCCGGTGGGTGCGCTGTCATGA
- a CDS encoding Lrp/AsnC family transcriptional regulator produces the protein MANRQLENGNGSRRVTVREGASHALLDDVAKQIIEQLQEDGRRPYATIGKAVGLSEAAVRQRVQRLLDAGVMQIVAVTDPLQLGFPRQAMIGLRTDGDLERVADRLAEFEEIDYVVITAGSFDLLAEVVCRNDEHLLEILQKLRGVSGVVSTEAFVYLKLRKQTYSWGTA, from the coding sequence ATGGCCAACCGGCAACTGGAGAACGGCAACGGCAGCCGCCGCGTCACGGTGCGTGAAGGTGCCAGTCACGCTCTGCTCGACGACGTGGCCAAGCAGATCATCGAGCAGCTCCAGGAGGACGGCCGTCGCCCCTACGCGACCATCGGCAAGGCGGTCGGCCTGTCCGAGGCGGCGGTGCGCCAGCGGGTGCAGCGCCTGCTCGACGCCGGGGTCATGCAGATCGTGGCGGTGACCGATCCGCTCCAGCTCGGCTTCCCCCGCCAGGCCATGATCGGCCTGCGCACCGACGGCGACCTGGAGCGGGTGGCCGACCGGCTCGCCGAGTTCGAGGAGATCGACTACGTGGTGATCACCGCCGGGTCGTTCGACCTGCTGGCCGAGGTGGTCTGCCGCAACGACGAGCACCTGCTGGAGATCCTCCAGAAGCTGCGCGGGGTCTCCGGTGTGGTCTCCACCGAGGCGTTCGTCTACCTCAAGCTCCGCAAGCAGACCTACAGCTGGGGCACCGCCTGA
- a CDS encoding aspartate aminotransferase family protein → MANATDHLWMHFTRMASYSAGEVPTIVRGEGAYVWDSQGRRYLDGLAGLFVVNAGHGRTELAEAAAKQAGELAYFPLWSYAHPKAVELAEKVASLAPGDLNRVFFTTGGSEAVEAAWKLARAYFKRTGQPNKYKVVSRYIAYHGTSMGALSITGLPGIKSDFEPLVPGGIKVPNTNFYRAPEHGDDPEAFGRWAAEEIGRAIEREGPDTVAAVFLEPVQNSGGCFPPPPGYFERVREICDAYDVLLVSDEVICSWGRLGEYFGAVRYGYQPDIITTAKGITSGYAPLGAMIASERLMEPFLTETGMFAHGVTFGGHPVSCAVALANLEVFAREDLVGHVRANEGAFRSTLEKLNDLPIVGEVRGDGYFYGIELVKDKATRETFDEAESERLLRGFLSTALFQAGLYCRADDRGDPVIQLAPPLIAQQQQFDEIEQILRAVLTEAWARL, encoded by the coding sequence ATGGCCAACGCCACCGACCACCTCTGGATGCACTTCACCCGGATGGCCAGCTACTCCGCCGGCGAGGTACCGACCATCGTGCGCGGCGAGGGCGCGTACGTGTGGGACTCGCAGGGCCGCCGCTACCTGGACGGGCTGGCCGGGCTCTTCGTCGTCAACGCCGGCCACGGCCGCACCGAACTCGCCGAGGCGGCCGCCAAGCAGGCCGGCGAGCTGGCCTACTTCCCACTGTGGTCGTACGCCCACCCCAAGGCCGTCGAGCTGGCCGAGAAGGTCGCCTCGCTGGCCCCCGGCGACCTGAACCGGGTCTTCTTCACCACCGGCGGCTCCGAGGCCGTCGAGGCGGCGTGGAAGCTGGCCCGGGCCTACTTCAAGCGCACCGGACAGCCGAACAAGTACAAGGTCGTCAGCCGGTACATCGCGTACCACGGCACCTCCATGGGCGCGCTGTCGATCACCGGCCTGCCCGGCATCAAGAGCGACTTCGAGCCGCTGGTGCCCGGCGGCATCAAGGTGCCGAACACCAACTTCTACCGGGCCCCCGAGCACGGCGACGACCCCGAGGCGTTCGGCCGCTGGGCCGCCGAGGAGATCGGCCGCGCCATCGAGCGGGAAGGGCCGGACACCGTCGCCGCGGTCTTCCTGGAGCCGGTGCAGAACTCCGGCGGCTGCTTCCCGCCGCCGCCCGGCTACTTCGAGCGGGTCCGGGAGATCTGCGACGCGTACGACGTGCTGCTCGTCAGCGACGAGGTGATCTGCTCGTGGGGCCGGCTCGGCGAGTACTTCGGCGCCGTCCGCTACGGCTACCAGCCCGACATCATCACCACGGCCAAGGGCATCACCTCCGGCTACGCCCCGCTCGGCGCGATGATCGCCAGCGAGCGGCTCATGGAGCCGTTCCTCACCGAGACCGGCATGTTCGCCCACGGTGTGACCTTCGGCGGCCACCCCGTCTCCTGCGCGGTCGCCCTGGCCAACCTGGAGGTCTTCGCCCGCGAGGACCTCGTCGGGCACGTCCGGGCCAACGAGGGCGCCTTCCGGTCCACCCTGGAGAAGCTCAACGACCTGCCGATCGTCGGCGAGGTCCGCGGCGACGGCTACTTCTACGGCATCGAACTGGTCAAGGACAAGGCGACCCGGGAGACCTTCGACGAGGCCGAGTCGGAGCGGCTGCTGCGCGGCTTCCTCTCCACCGCGCTCTTCCAGGCCGGGCTCTACTGCCGCGCCGACGACCGGGGCGACCCCGTGATCCAGCTCGCCCCGCCGCTGATCGCCCAGCAGCAGCAGTTCGACGAGATCGAGCAGATCCTGCGCGCCGTGCTGACCGAGGCATGGGCGCGCCTCTGA
- a CDS encoding NAD(P)/FAD-dependent oxidoreductase gives MRYQDLSYWLSSLDAPLTPRPGLPGDTDADVVIVGAGYTGLWTAYYLAAADPSLRIVVLEKEIAGYGASGRNGGWCSALFPTSLPALARRHGRDRALAMQWAMHETVREVGRVVAAEGIDCDWRAGGTVVLARTEVQLGRARAAVAEAREHGLTDADLVLLDAAEAAARCHAEGVRGGTYTPHCAAVHPAKLVRGLATAVERRGVRVFERTPVTALRPGAAVTPAGVVRAPVVVRATEGFTPALPGQRRAVAPVYSLMVATAPLPEATWAEIGLAERETFSDYRHVIIYGQRTADGRLAFGGRGAPYHYGSRVRPDFDREPRVFAALRRVLGELFPVLGPEVPVTHTWGGPLGVARDWAASVGLDRSTGLAWAGGYVGDGVGTSNLAGRTLADLIRGERTDLTALPWVNHRSPRWEPEPLRWLAVNAGLKVMFSADEAEQKTNRPSRRAKAFSHLLGH, from the coding sequence ATGCGCTACCAGGATCTGTCGTACTGGCTGTCCAGCCTGGACGCCCCGCTGACTCCCCGCCCCGGCCTGCCCGGCGACACGGACGCCGACGTGGTGATCGTGGGTGCCGGCTACACCGGGCTGTGGACGGCCTACTACCTCGCCGCGGCCGACCCGTCGCTGCGGATCGTCGTGCTGGAGAAGGAGATCGCCGGGTACGGCGCCTCCGGCCGCAACGGCGGCTGGTGCTCGGCGCTCTTCCCCACCTCCCTGCCGGCGCTGGCCCGCCGGCACGGCCGGGACCGGGCGCTCGCCATGCAGTGGGCCATGCACGAGACCGTCCGCGAGGTCGGCCGGGTGGTCGCGGCCGAGGGCATCGACTGCGACTGGCGGGCCGGCGGCACCGTGGTGCTGGCCCGCACCGAGGTGCAGCTCGGCCGGGCGCGGGCCGCCGTCGCCGAGGCCCGCGAGCACGGGCTCACCGACGCCGACCTGGTGCTGCTCGACGCCGCCGAGGCCGCCGCCCGCTGCCACGCCGAGGGGGTACGCGGCGGCACGTACACCCCGCACTGCGCCGCCGTGCACCCGGCGAAGCTGGTCCGCGGCCTGGCCACGGCGGTGGAGCGACGGGGCGTACGCGTCTTCGAGCGGACCCCGGTGACCGCCCTGCGGCCCGGTGCGGCGGTGACCCCGGCCGGCGTGGTCCGCGCGCCGGTGGTGGTCCGGGCGACCGAGGGATTCACCCCGGCGCTGCCCGGCCAGCGGCGGGCCGTGGCGCCGGTCTACTCGCTGATGGTGGCCACCGCGCCGCTGCCCGAGGCGACCTGGGCGGAGATCGGCCTGGCCGAGCGGGAGACGTTCTCCGACTACCGGCACGTCATCATCTACGGCCAGCGCACCGCCGACGGGCGGCTCGCCTTCGGCGGGCGGGGCGCCCCCTACCACTACGGCTCCCGGGTCCGTCCCGACTTCGACCGCGAGCCCCGGGTCTTCGCGGCGCTGCGCCGGGTGCTCGGCGAACTCTTCCCCGTGCTCGGGCCCGAAGTGCCGGTGACGCACACCTGGGGCGGTCCGCTCGGCGTGGCCCGGGACTGGGCCGCCTCGGTGGGGCTGGACCGGTCGACAGGTCTCGCCTGGGCCGGCGGCTACGTGGGCGACGGTGTCGGCACCAGCAACCTGGCCGGCCGTACGCTGGCCGACCTGATCCGGGGCGAGCGGACCGACCTGACCGCCCTCCCCTGGGTCAACCACCGCTCCCCGAGATGGGAACCCGAACCCCTCCGCTGGCTGGCGGTCAACGCCGGCCTGAAGGTCATGTTCTCAGCCGACGAGGCCGAGCAGAAAACCAACCGCCCGTCCCGCCGAGCCAAGGCCTTCTCCCACCTCCTGGGCCACTGA